A window of Gloeocapsopsis sp. IPPAS B-1203 contains these coding sequences:
- a CDS encoding thioesterase family protein, which produces MQKISFDLDIYSYQIDFIGHVNNAVYIHWMEIGRTKLLEAVGMPTHEIFKQGFAPVLIQTNIIYKSPLYLGDRVQIDLWLSELRNASATMQFRFYNSQQILAAEGVQKGLFIDRQTMRPRRLSSEERAWFIPYLDSTVEA; this is translated from the coding sequence ATGCAAAAAATTTCCTTTGATTTAGATATTTACTCTTACCAAATTGACTTCATTGGACACGTCAACAATGCTGTGTATATTCACTGGATGGAAATAGGACGGACTAAGCTGCTTGAAGCGGTGGGAATGCCAACTCATGAAATTTTCAAGCAAGGATTTGCACCAGTTTTAATTCAAACGAACATTATTTATAAATCACCCTTGTATTTAGGCGATCGCGTTCAAATAGATCTCTGGCTGTCTGAGTTGCGTAACGCTTCTGCTACTATGCAATTTCGTTTCTATAATAGTCAACAAATACTTGCGGCTGAGGGCGTTCAAAAAGGATTATTTATTGATAGGCAAACTATGCGTCCGCGACGGCTTTCTTCGGAAGAAAGAGCTTGGTTTATCCCATATTTAGACTCAACTGTTGAAGCTTAA
- a CDS encoding acylase, producing the protein MYSFESEGEKCDRLDEPQRSHIKGAEVSSVEEGVRCGGLPRCSNSRDGVYRGRREKMQRRFWRFGLVVLGLIVVLLVGGYGRAILPTATEILWDTYGVPHVFAKDARGAFQAFGWAQMQSHGDLLLRLYGQARGRAAEYWGESYLDSDRWVLTMGVPNRARRWYQLQSPAFQSYLEAFAAGINQYVQEHGDLIDDKVEVVLPVNPEDALAHLQRVLYFTFVVNPAQVAGVEEKYSAGSNAWAIAPSRSANGHAMLLANPHLLWSDRFLWYEAQLQAPGVDIYGATLVGFPGLAIAFNNNLGWTYTVNTHDGWDAYELQLQDDGYLFDGKVRAFETENLTLRVKQQDGSVRSQPLLVSRSVHGPVISQQDGKALALRVVGLDQPGVLEQWWNMARAKNLTQFEAALQRLQLPMFTVMYADRKGHIMHLFNGQVPIRQAGDYQYWSGVIPGETSKTLWTKYHAYQDLPRVVDPASGWLQNANDPPWTTTFPQVLDPAKFPAYMAPQFMHFRAQRSARMLDEDRQISFEEMMQYKHSTRMELSDRILDNLILVAREYGNELVRQAADVLESWDRQTEANSRGAVLFTAWTNEVKFPEVFATPWLFCSPRTTPNGLANPQSAVKALETAAGKVKQAYGTLNVRWGDVFQLQYGNQKLPGNGAFDNLGVFRTVWFAPQRDGSYTSIGGDSYVAAIEFSNPIRAMTLNSYGNSTQPHSQHNGDQLSLFAQKQLRPVWRSRQDIQAHLEEHKVFQQ; encoded by the coding sequence GTGTATTCCTTTGAGTCGGAAGGTGAGAAGTGCGATCGCTTAGACGAACCACAGAGGAGCCACATAAAAGGTGCGGAGGTTTCCTCCGTTGAGGAGGGAGTGCGTTGCGGGGGTCTCCCCCGTTGTAGCAACTCCCGTGATGGCGTGTACAGAGGGCGCAGAGAAAAGATGCAAAGGAGGTTTTGGCGATTTGGATTGGTGGTTTTAGGGTTGATTGTTGTGTTGCTGGTTGGGGGGTATGGTAGGGCAATTTTGCCAACAGCAACGGAGATTCTTTGGGATACTTATGGTGTTCCTCATGTGTTTGCTAAGGATGCGCGTGGTGCGTTTCAGGCTTTTGGTTGGGCGCAAATGCAAAGTCATGGGGATTTATTGCTGCGGCTTTATGGACAAGCGCGGGGACGTGCGGCGGAGTATTGGGGAGAGAGTTATTTAGATTCGGATCGCTGGGTATTGACGATGGGTGTACCCAACAGGGCGCGTCGTTGGTATCAACTGCAAAGTCCGGCTTTTCAAAGTTATCTTGAAGCATTTGCGGCGGGAATTAATCAGTATGTGCAAGAACATGGTGACTTGATTGATGATAAAGTTGAGGTCGTGTTACCAGTTAATCCGGAAGATGCGTTAGCGCATTTGCAGCGGGTGCTGTATTTTACGTTCGTTGTCAATCCGGCGCAAGTTGCAGGGGTAGAGGAAAAATACTCTGCAGGATCTAATGCTTGGGCGATCGCACCTTCACGTTCAGCAAATGGTCATGCAATGTTACTCGCAAATCCGCATTTGTTATGGTCGGATCGGTTTTTGTGGTACGAAGCACAGTTGCAAGCTCCTGGTGTTGATATTTATGGAGCGACACTTGTCGGGTTTCCTGGGCTAGCGATCGCATTCAATAATAATTTGGGGTGGACGTATACCGTCAATACTCACGATGGTTGGGATGCTTATGAATTACAGCTGCAAGATGATGGGTATCTTTTTGATGGCAAGGTACGGGCGTTTGAGACAGAAAATTTAACGCTACGGGTGAAGCAGCAAGATGGAAGCGTGCGATCGCAACCTCTTTTAGTCAGCCGTTCAGTTCATGGACCTGTCATATCACAACAAGATGGCAAGGCGTTAGCATTGCGAGTTGTCGGGTTGGATCAACCAGGGGTATTAGAACAATGGTGGAATATGGCACGGGCTAAAAACTTGACTCAGTTTGAAGCCGCGTTACAACGCTTGCAGTTACCCATGTTTACTGTGATGTATGCTGACCGTAAAGGTCACATTATGCATTTGTTTAACGGGCAAGTTCCTATTAGACAAGCAGGAGACTATCAATATTGGTCAGGTGTGATTCCTGGTGAGACTTCAAAAACGTTGTGGACAAAATATCATGCTTACCAAGATTTACCACGGGTAGTCGATCCGGCAAGTGGCTGGTTACAGAATGCTAACGATCCACCGTGGACAACGACATTTCCCCAGGTGCTAGATCCAGCAAAGTTTCCCGCATATATGGCTCCACAATTTATGCATTTTCGAGCACAGCGATCTGCACGTATGCTAGATGAAGATCGGCAAATCTCGTTTGAGGAGATGATGCAATACAAGCACTCAACACGTATGGAATTGAGCGATCGCATTTTAGACAATCTCATTTTGGTAGCACGTGAATATGGTAATGAATTAGTGCGTCAGGCGGCGGATGTTCTGGAATCTTGGGATCGTCAAACCGAAGCTAATAGTAGAGGTGCGGTGTTATTTACAGCATGGACAAATGAAGTCAAATTTCCTGAAGTGTTTGCAACTCCTTGGCTGTTCTGTTCTCCACGAACTACACCGAATGGACTAGCAAATCCTCAAAGTGCGGTTAAAGCTTTAGAAACGGCTGCTGGTAAAGTGAAACAAGCGTATGGTACATTGAATGTCCGCTGGGGAGATGTTTTTCAGTTACAGTATGGCAACCAAAAATTGCCTGGTAATGGCGCTTTTGATAACTTAGGGGTGTTTCGCACAGTTTGGTTTGCACCTCAAAGAGACGGTAGTTATACATCAATTGGTGGCGATTCGTATGTTGCAGCGATTGAATTTTCCAATCCCATTCGGGCAATGACACTCAACAGTTACGGTAATTCAACGCAACCTCATTCGCAGCATAACGGAGATCAGTTATCGTTATTTGCACAAAAGCAATTACGTCCAGTGTGGCGATCGCGTCAAGACATTCAAGCCCATTTAGAGGAACATAAAGTATTTCAACAGTGA
- a CDS encoding ABC transporter ATP-binding protein: MTLKASSPNRLSTQRLTLAYDKAAIIKNLDLAIPKGKMTALVGANGCGKSTLLRGLARLLKPRSGAVYLDAKDVFKLSTKQVAKQLGILSQSPVAPEGLTVKDLVACGRYPYQSWLQQWSPEDERLVELALATTAMTEFAERELDTLSGGQRQRAWIAMALAQDTEILLLDEPTTFLDLAHQIEVLDLLQELNHLQGRTLVMVLHDLNQACRYVDYLVALKQGGIYAHGTPQEVMTEEVVREVFGLDSRIIADPVAGTPMCIPLSRKVRSAIA; this comes from the coding sequence ATGACTTTGAAAGCTTCCTCACCAAACCGACTATCAACTCAGCGTCTCACGCTTGCTTATGATAAAGCAGCAATCATCAAAAACTTAGATTTGGCAATTCCCAAAGGGAAAATGACCGCTTTAGTGGGTGCTAATGGCTGTGGTAAATCAACTCTGTTGCGAGGGTTAGCAAGATTACTCAAACCGCGATCGGGGGCTGTTTACCTTGATGCCAAAGATGTCTTTAAGTTATCGACTAAACAAGTTGCAAAGCAATTAGGTATCCTTTCACAATCACCTGTTGCGCCAGAAGGTTTAACAGTAAAGGATTTAGTCGCTTGCGGACGATATCCATATCAAAGTTGGTTGCAGCAATGGTCGCCAGAAGATGAGCGGTTGGTAGAGTTAGCATTAGCAACGACAGCAATGACAGAGTTTGCCGAACGCGAACTTGATACACTATCTGGTGGACAACGACAACGTGCTTGGATTGCTATGGCGTTGGCACAGGATACGGAAATTTTACTATTAGATGAACCGACAACTTTTTTGGACTTGGCGCATCAAATTGAAGTGTTGGATTTATTGCAGGAGTTGAATCACCTGCAAGGTAGAACTTTGGTGATGGTGTTGCACGATCTGAATCAAGCTTGTCGGTATGTAGATTATTTAGTAGCGCTGAAGCAGGGGGGGATTTATGCGCATGGCACTCCTCAAGAGGTGATGACAGAGGAGGTGGTGCGTGAGGTGTTTGGTTTGGATTCTCGGATTATTGCTGATCCGGTTGCGGGAACGCCGATGTGTATTCCTTTGAGTCGGAAGGTGAGAAGTGCGATCGCTTAG
- a CDS encoding phospholipid carrier-dependent glycosyltransferase, which translates to MSFAKKSLQPPWFWLGILAVFLVSLGLRFWQLSRFNTLVFDEVYYAIFANNYLTRTQFFDGHPPLSKYIIAVGMWIGSHLPVGQDTVNSLTGSLRSTWSYRWLNALTGSFIPLVIAGIAYQISYSRTYALIAALFTAADGLFLVESRYALNNVYLVIFGLLGHLCFLLALEHKKRRHVWLTLAGIAFGATISVKWNGLWFLLGAYTVWIAGWLSWLFPKRYSNYQSHFIRVSSSLVNLRQIKLWHVVFYLGIVPVAFYSIQWIPHLQLNPSPNFWEVQQKILSYHQNIGSGSDVHPYCSSWLSWLFMVRPVAYFYHIAQSTTAPISIVGPPLPASYARVIYDVHAIGNPILWWLSTVGIVTLLWRLVRRFVVNWIQTKRLSERTSPTDTWIALYLVINWLANLLPWVRVTRCTFIYHYMGASVFAGLAIAWLVARWIQSYSLLLRAVAMTIIFLILAAFVFWMPIYLGLPLTPESYRLRMLSPTWI; encoded by the coding sequence ATGTCCTTTGCAAAAAAATCTCTCCAGCCACCGTGGTTTTGGCTAGGAATATTAGCAGTATTTCTGGTCTCTCTAGGTCTGCGGTTTTGGCAACTGAGTCGGTTTAACACCTTAGTATTTGATGAAGTTTACTACGCTATTTTTGCCAATAACTACCTAACTCGTACTCAATTTTTTGACGGACACCCACCTTTAAGCAAATATATTATTGCTGTAGGAATGTGGATTGGCAGTCATCTTCCCGTTGGACAGGACACTGTAAATAGCCTCACGGGTTCTTTACGCTCTACGTGGAGTTATCGCTGGCTGAATGCGCTCACTGGGTCTTTTATTCCCTTAGTCATTGCCGGAATTGCTTACCAAATCAGTTATAGCCGTACCTATGCATTGATAGCAGCATTATTTACAGCGGCTGATGGCTTATTTTTAGTTGAGTCGCGCTATGCACTAAACAACGTTTACTTAGTGATTTTTGGACTATTAGGACACTTATGCTTTTTATTGGCATTAGAGCATAAGAAACGACGCCATGTATGGCTAACACTCGCTGGAATTGCTTTTGGGGCAACTATATCAGTAAAGTGGAATGGCTTATGGTTTTTATTGGGAGCTTATACTGTATGGATAGCTGGGTGGCTGAGTTGGCTATTTCCCAAACGCTACAGTAATTATCAAAGTCACTTTATTCGAGTTTCTTCGTCTTTAGTCAATCTTAGGCAAATCAAGCTTTGGCACGTTGTCTTTTATTTAGGCATTGTTCCAGTTGCTTTTTACAGTATTCAGTGGATTCCGCACCTACAATTGAATCCATCTCCTAACTTCTGGGAAGTACAGCAGAAAATTCTGTCTTACCATCAAAATATTGGTAGCGGCAGTGATGTCCATCCTTACTGTTCTTCTTGGCTCAGTTGGCTGTTCATGGTTAGACCTGTAGCTTATTTTTACCACATAGCTCAGTCTACAACAGCACCAATATCAATTGTGGGACCACCACTTCCCGCTAGCTATGCTCGCGTGATTTATGATGTTCATGCCATCGGAAATCCTATCTTATGGTGGCTGTCAACGGTAGGAATTGTCACTCTGCTGTGGAGACTAGTAAGACGCTTTGTTGTCAATTGGATTCAGACTAAGCGATTATCAGAACGCACATCACCTACAGATACTTGGATTGCGCTGTACTTAGTCATAAACTGGTTAGCCAATCTATTACCCTGGGTAAGAGTAACGCGCTGTACATTTATTTATCACTACATGGGCGCTTCAGTGTTTGCGGGACTGGCGATCGCCTGGCTAGTTGCTCGCTGGATACAAAGTTACTCTTTATTATTGCGGGCAGTTGCCATGACAATTATTTTCCTCATCTTGGCAGCCTTTGTCTTTTGGATGCCAATTTATCTTGGTTTACCATTAACTCCAGAAAGTTATCGATTACGAATGTTATCGCCCACATGGATTTAG
- the trmB gene encoding tRNA (guanosine(46)-N7)-methyltransferase TrmB: MALRVRQHVNPLSQKYQTPVHALDWEKVYVNLTQPLHLDIGCGKGKFLLEMAINQQNWNFLGLEIREPLVQEANYLRDKLAIPNLHYLFCNANNSLAPLLSNLPANTLQRVTIQFPDPWFKHRHAKRRVVQPELVEELAKHLASGGIVFLQSDIEAVAEEMCDRFSAHPAFHRQGTQWLAENPLPIHTEREKSTLSQGKPVYRAMFVKDEE; this comes from the coding sequence TTGGCACTCCGAGTTCGACAACACGTCAATCCATTATCGCAGAAGTATCAAACGCCAGTTCATGCTTTAGATTGGGAGAAAGTCTATGTTAATTTGACTCAGCCCCTACACTTAGATATTGGCTGTGGTAAGGGAAAATTTTTGCTTGAGATGGCAATAAATCAGCAAAACTGGAATTTCTTAGGATTAGAAATTCGCGAACCGCTTGTTCAAGAAGCAAATTATTTGCGCGATAAGTTAGCAATACCAAATTTACATTATTTGTTTTGTAATGCAAATAATTCTCTCGCGCCGCTTTTGAGTAATTTGCCTGCCAATACATTACAGCGAGTTACAATTCAATTTCCCGATCCTTGGTTTAAACATCGCCACGCCAAACGGCGAGTTGTGCAACCAGAATTAGTAGAAGAATTGGCAAAGCATCTAGCATCTGGCGGTATTGTTTTCTTGCAATCGGATATTGAAGCAGTTGCTGAGGAGATGTGCGATCGCTTTAGTGCACATCCCGCTTTCCATCGCCAAGGAACGCAGTGGTTAGCCGAAAATCCTTTGCCAATACACACGGAAAGAGAAAAGTCAACCCTATCGCAAGGAAAACCTGTGTATCGGGCAATGTTTGTCAAAGATGAGGAGTGA
- a CDS encoding FIST N-terminal domain-containing protein → MADFMQWANAVSTRASLEAAVAEVVEKASTLLQLPADLGLIFISAAFTSEYPRLLPLLQEKLPDVEVLIGCGGGGIIGMNQQGSVQEFEGIPALSLTLAHLPGVAIKPFHVVAEQFPDPDSPPTAWVDLFGVSPAEQPQFILLSDPFASGVSDLLQGIDYAYPGSITVGGLASGSQVPGRIGLLCNETLYRSGTVGVALSGNIILDTIVAQGCRPIGEPYRVSASERNILLALEEQPPLEVLRDLISSLNDSDRQLAEHSLFIGVVRDEFKQSLEQGDFLIRNLLGVDPKVGAIAVADLVRPGQRIQFHLRDAETSADDLEWLLQRYIQTHPDLSPAGALMFSCLGRGEMLYGKPNFDSQLFSSYMPNVSMGGFFCNGEIGPVGGSTFLHGYTSVFAICRQP, encoded by the coding sequence ATGGCAGACTTCATGCAGTGGGCAAACGCCGTATCAACTCGTGCTTCATTAGAAGCCGCTGTTGCAGAAGTTGTAGAAAAAGCTTCTACACTGTTACAGTTACCAGCAGATCTTGGATTAATTTTTATTTCTGCTGCCTTTACTAGTGAGTATCCCCGCCTGCTTCCTTTATTACAAGAAAAGCTACCCGACGTTGAAGTTCTGATTGGTTGTGGTGGCGGTGGTATTATTGGGATGAACCAGCAAGGATCTGTGCAGGAATTTGAGGGTATACCAGCACTAAGCCTGACTTTGGCACACTTACCAGGCGTTGCAATCAAACCTTTTCACGTTGTCGCTGAGCAATTTCCCGATCCTGATAGTCCTCCTACAGCATGGGTCGATTTATTTGGTGTCTCACCAGCTGAACAACCTCAGTTTATTTTACTATCTGATCCTTTTGCTTCAGGAGTTAGCGATTTATTGCAAGGGATAGATTATGCCTATCCTGGTTCAATTACAGTAGGCGGATTAGCAAGTGGTAGTCAAGTTCCTGGGCGAATTGGCTTGTTGTGCAACGAAACTTTATATCGTTCAGGAACAGTGGGCGTTGCCTTAAGTGGCAATATTATTTTGGATACAATTGTGGCACAAGGATGCCGACCTATTGGCGAACCTTACCGCGTTAGCGCCTCTGAACGTAATATTTTACTTGCTTTAGAAGAACAACCACCGTTAGAAGTGTTACGCGATTTAATTTCTAGCTTAAATGATTCAGATCGGCAATTAGCAGAACACTCCTTATTTATTGGAGTTGTGCGCGACGAGTTTAAGCAGAGTTTAGAACAAGGAGACTTTTTGATTCGGAATTTATTAGGAGTCGATCCTAAAGTTGGGGCGATCGCTGTAGCTGATTTAGTTCGCCCTGGACAACGAATTCAGTTTCACTTGCGCGATGCTGAAACTTCTGCTGATGATTTGGAATGGTTGCTACAACGATACATACAAACTCATCCTGATTTATCACCTGCTGGGGCGTTAATGTTTTCTTGTTTGGGACGAGGAGAAATGCTCTACGGGAAACCTAACTTTGATTCTCAGCTATTTAGCAGCTATATGCCAAATGTATCAATGGGAGGTTTTTTCTGTAATGGAGAAATTGGTCCTGTGGGTGGTAGTACCTTTCTGCATGGCTACACATCAGTGTTTGCGATTTGTCGCCAACCGTAA
- the wecB gene encoding UDP-N-acetylglucosamine 2-epimerase (non-hydrolyzing) has product MAKQVCIILGTRPEAIKMAPVIQVFRRSPLFDTQVILTGQHIEMVAQVMQLFDLEANQNLEIMQPKQTLTDITCRSLQGLESLFKQLQPQLVLVQGDTTTAFAAALAAFYQKIPVGHVEAGLRTDDVLNPYPEEANRRLISQLTQLHFAPTTLAVQNLQRSGVLGKIHQTGNTVIDALLSVAQRQPACDVPGLDWEKYRVLLATVHRRENWGEPLLQIAEGFLQILDQCPDTALLLPLHRNPIVREPLQAALSHHSRIFLTEPLDYAELVGAIGRSHLLLTDSGGLQEEAPSLGKPVLVLRETTERPEAIAAGTAKLVGTDPEQIFTAASVLLNNAEAYQTMATAINPFGDGHAAERILQIVTDYFR; this is encoded by the coding sequence ATGGCAAAGCAAGTCTGCATTATTTTAGGTACGCGACCGGAAGCAATTAAAATGGCTCCGGTGATTCAAGTCTTTAGGCGATCGCCCCTCTTTGACACGCAGGTAATTTTAACAGGTCAACATATTGAGATGGTGGCACAAGTCATGCAGTTATTTGACTTGGAAGCGAACCAAAATTTAGAAATTATGCAGCCAAAGCAAACTCTCACGGATATTACATGTCGCAGCTTACAGGGATTAGAAAGCTTGTTCAAGCAACTCCAACCTCAGTTAGTTTTAGTTCAAGGAGATACGACGACTGCTTTTGCTGCTGCATTAGCAGCGTTTTATCAAAAAATTCCTGTAGGTCATGTAGAAGCAGGATTGCGGACAGATGATGTCTTAAACCCTTATCCAGAAGAAGCAAATCGTCGTTTAATATCACAGCTGACACAATTGCATTTTGCCCCTACAACGCTTGCTGTGCAAAATTTGCAACGTTCAGGAGTATTAGGAAAAATTCATCAAACAGGTAATACTGTGATCGATGCTTTGCTATCAGTTGCTCAGCGTCAACCTGCATGTGATGTCCCTGGTTTAGACTGGGAAAAATACCGTGTTTTGTTGGCAACAGTGCATCGACGCGAAAATTGGGGAGAACCCCTCCTCCAGATTGCTGAAGGATTTTTACAAATCTTAGATCAGTGTCCAGATACAGCTTTGCTTTTACCCCTGCATCGCAATCCAATTGTGAGAGAACCGTTGCAAGCGGCGTTGAGTCACCACTCTCGCATATTTTTAACAGAACCATTGGATTATGCAGAATTGGTTGGTGCAATTGGGCGATCGCACTTACTACTGACTGATTCAGGTGGATTACAAGAAGAAGCACCTTCTTTAGGAAAACCAGTATTAGTATTGCGCGAAACAACCGAAAGACCAGAAGCGATCGCGGCAGGTACTGCTAAACTAGTCGGAACTGACCCAGAACAAATATTTACTGCAGCCAGCGTATTATTAAATAACGCAGAAGCTTATCAAACGATGGCAACCGCAATCAACCCTTTCGGTGACGGTCATGCAGCTGAAAGAATCTTACAAATCGTCACAGACTATTTTAGATAG